Within Spinacia oleracea cultivar Varoflay chromosome 4, BTI_SOV_V1, whole genome shotgun sequence, the genomic segment TCCTAAGAGAGCACTCACAACATACAACACTACTCAAATTCAGGCTGGAAACGAACAAAACTGACTCCACTTTGTCAGTGTCATATGATATATTACTCTACTGTCTCCTCCTGTGAAATGGGAGCAATGCAATGCATAATCTCCATTTCATCGCGGGACTAAAATATCATTTAGATTAGAGTAGCAAAGGTTTAAAAATTACCTCCAAGTGTAAAAGATACAAGTCGGAATCCAGGATCAGATTTTGATCTATATGAAATATCCATCTAGGCACAATCCGATCTACCCAGACGGCAAAATTTCGAGGAAAGCTCCATATTAGTCGACTTTTTCCAGGACTGACAGGAATGCAGAAAAAAATCAAGAGAAATCTTCTTTCTTTGCCTTCGGATTCCTAGATCATTGAATTggcaggaaaaaaaaaacatgagcAGCAGAAACATACAAGGATGAAGCAATATAGTGCTAACTCTGGCTCTATGAAGATCTATCTCCAGgtaattaaagaattaagaaGCTTCTCTGACAAACGTAACAATCATTGCTGCTACAACTGATTACCTTTTCAGGTTGGTCTTGATTCATCGTAGACTTTGGAACAACATAAAAAACACACGGCGGATAAAACTTGCTGATGCCCCTTTCTTGCTGAGCAGTGAAACCACATTTGTCTAGTGTTTGGACATTGATCTCCAAATGTCTCCCGCCTTCTCTATCTGCTTTGGGTGTGAAAATAACTCCAGAATGTAAATCCCTGAAGCTACAGAAGCATAGAACATAATAGCTAAACACACATGATGCATAGATTTTCTTATCTGTTTTTATCAGTTGGAATTCTCATTATTCCGTAATGTGCGTAAGGAACATGAGCCGGATCCATAAGGTTTTCAACCAGAACTTCATATCTGAAAAGGCAACCAGAACATGAATGTTCAGTTGTATCAATCAGCAATTCAGCAGCATTAGATTATTACAATTATCTCTTCTCCTGAAACAAATGAGCAAACAAATACATACCCATAGTTAATATCCCTAGTTCCCATGGACTTGGCATATGAAGGGTCATCAATTTCTGCAATATAAGGAGGTTGTTTCTTGGTAAGAATGTCTTGGTACTGAGGATCACTATTTGGCCAAAACCAGAGAATGTCATTTTGGACTGTGCAAGGGTATGAAGCTACACATGCTTTCTTGGATGTGTGAACCTGTAAAATTTTACCTGCCTTGATTAGATATGCTAATTACATCAAGATTACTTTTGTTCCGTGTGAATGATCCACAAGTGCAATACAATTTACAAATTAGGGAGTGGGGATTCAAACCTGAAACCTATCATACACAGACTCTCGGTTTTAGCCACTATGTCAAGACCTCGTTGTTACGTATTACATCAAGATTATGCTTCATGAAAATTAGAGGCATTAAAAGGTATTCAAGCTACGATCTAGCAGACTAGCACCCTTAATGCAGTACTTTGCTGACTGAATTCTGGATTCAAAATAACTCCTACTAAACCCATGTATGTTGCAATTCATGATTCATGAAAACATAGAAACATAGACACCATTTGTAAACCCAAGAATTAGAAAATTCTACACATACAAACATAAACACCACTTATGAGCAATTGAGCATCATGCACATGTATTCATGATCCAAGTTGGAAATTCGAAACGAAAGAATGAAGCAAACAAAACCAAAGTACAAAGCAATGTGCACATGTGTTCATGATCTAATTTGCGGGTGTAAGAGAGTTAATAATTACCGGAGGACCATCAGTAGGAGCTTGGGGAATAAGCTTACATTGACCAGAACCATTGAAACACCAACCATGATACACACACTGCAATCTTCCCCATTGATCAATCCTACCTTCAGACAAAGGTGCCAACCTATGTGGACAACGATCATCAAACGCCTTCCAACTCTTCTCATTTGGGTCCCACCAAACCACCAAATCTATACCTATGACTCTCTTCCCATGTGGGACCCTCTTATCTAAGTCACGTACAGGGGCTACTGCATACCACTCTGAATACCAATCGAATTTCCCatcctcatcttcttcttcattttcttgttcttgtttttgttcttgttcttgttcaacTGTTGTTGTTGCGGAGATAGAAGAAGGCGAGGCGCtgtaaagcttgaattttgatAATGGAATTCTGAACTTGGTTAATTTTGGTAATGGTGAGATACATGATAAAGGGAATCCAACCTGGGTTTGCTTCCCCAAACTCAGACCTGCTTGCAGATTTAACAAATTCAACGTAGCAGCAGCCATGGAATGTACAAGAACAACTCAATTCCTGATTTTTCCGATTTCTGATTGTTTTCTGGAGGAGAGAAAAATGTTTCCCTGTTCTTCTCAAAAACTTTCCAGTTCTAAATTCTAATCCTCTCTTccaaatgtaaaattaaatctAATTAAGAAGCGCCTTCTTCTGAATTCTAAAAATGCTGTTGCATGTCTGCTTTATATCCACCAGTTTTCAGTGCATACAGGCCACTCAAGTTTCaaagggtattttttttaataagaaaaactaaATGTATGATAAAATCGCGCGTCTTTAAGATAAAATTGTAAGAagaaatttttaaaaataaattacactATTCAGTTATTCTTGTAATTCAGTGACAATAACAGCCTAATATGTTTGAATTACTTTCCAATTTTATGGCCTATGCACTTATGAATTATGATTAGTAAAATGctaaaagaatttggaaaacaaaACCTCATTTTCGCGCTTAATCCAAAATGATCTCTTTATAAATGGCAATATGCAAATTACTATCTCAAAATCCATTTCTCTTTACAGAAGATTGCATTGGTTAACAATTAATGGTAATGGTTTCTCAATACAAAGGTGTAACTGAAGTTTAATCTGGCTCAAATAAACATGTCAAACTCCAAAACACCACACATTCTTGActtaaaaaaaaagtcaaaagtCCTAGCCAAAATTCAGCTTTTCTTCCTCTATGGAAGTTCTTGAATTTCATTCTTCTCCTCTTCTTCTACTTGTTGTTGCCCTGATCTGAAGGCAAAACTCGAGGGAGGTCTATCTACAGAAAGTGTACCTTCTAACACCTTTACTACTTCACCAATTGAAGGTCTCAGAAACGGTTGAGTTTGCACACACCAAAGAGCTATTCTTACTACTCTTTCTACTTTCTCATACGCATCACGCCCTTCCAATCTCTGCGTTTCCACTATCTCGTTGATCAAATGGTTAACATCAACATCAACACGGATAACATCCCTTTTGAGCCTTGCTATCTGAAGCAGCATTTCTCCAAACTTGTATATGTCCTTCTCAGATGCTGACTCTGACGAAGAAGTGCCTGTTTCCTTCTGAAAAAGTCCAAAATCCATCAGTTTCGGCACCAAATTTTGATCCAGCATCACATTCTCGAGCTTCAAATTTCCATGAGCAACACAGCTTTGACACTCCGAATGTAAATAGGCAAGAGCACGTGCCACACCAAGAGCAATGTCAACCCTCTCCTGCCATTGTAGCTCATTCGGGTTATCAAACAACAACTTATCCAGAGAGCCACGTGGTACGAACTCATAGATAACGAATTTATTATACTTCCGGTCACAACAGAAACCCTTTACAGCAACAAGATTCCGGTGATGAGTTCCACCCAAAATAGAAACTGCTGTACGGAAATCCTTCTCTGATAC encodes:
- the LOC110790452 gene encoding protochlorophyllide-dependent translocon component 52, chloroplastic-like, coding for MAAATLNLLNLQAGLSLGKQTQVGFPLSCISPLPKLTKFRIPLSKFKLYSASPSSISATTTVEQEQEQKQEQENEEEDEDGKFDWYSEWYAVAPVRDLDKRVPHGKRVIGIDLVVWWDPNEKSWKAFDDRCPHRLAPLSEGRIDQWGRLQCVYHGWCFNGSGQCKLIPQAPTDGPPVHTSKKACVASYPCTVQNDILWFWPNSDPQYQDILTKKQPPYIAEIDDPSYAKSMGTRDINYGYEVLVENLMDPAHVPYAHYGIMRIPTDKNRPKADREGGRHLEINVQTLDKCGFTAQQERGISKFYPPCVFYVVPKSTMNQDQPEKESEGKERRFLLIFFCIPVSPGKSRLIWSFPRNFAVWVDRIVPRWIFHIDQNLILDSDLYLLHLEEHKIMETGLTNWQKACFVPTKSDALVIAFRKWLKKYSGGQVDWRMKFDGSLPPTPPREQLMDRYWSHVVNCSSCSAAYKGLNIAEPVLQIVSVILLGVAAVTKQGALTTFQRSALFMSALICFAVSKWLSRFIYKNFHYHDYNHALK